A window of the Aspergillus flavus chromosome 6, complete sequence genome harbors these coding sequences:
- a CDS encoding putative cytochrome B2 — protein sequence MMMRRRLMALLENLRWDDREEPSLSFLLLTVLKNNSALDSAPSAGENLVSMRSTAQRFATVDGGITRGADIVKAIALGARAVGLGRPFLYGVAFGEAGASKAIRILKDEIETTMAVLGLTSLDGLDSSYLSCHTNLPTYRLVPPLSLLTL from the exons atgatgatgaggaggaggctgATGGCTTTGCTGGAGAACCTTCGGTGGGACGACCGTGAGGAGCCGTCCCTATCCTTTCTGTTGTTAACCGTACTGAAGAACAACAGCGCC CTAGACTCTGCTCCTTCAGCGGGAGAAAACCTCGTTTCCATGCGTAGCACTGCCCAGAGGTTTGCGACAGTGGATGGTGGTATTACTCGAGGGGCGGATATTGTCAAAGCTATTGCCCTCGGTGCCAGGGCTGTCGGGTTGGGCAGGCCCTTTCTCTACGGCGTAGCCTTCGGTGAAGCAGGTGCCAGTAAGGCCATACGTATCTTGAAAGACGAGATTGAGACGACCATGGCCGTGCTTGGCCTGACTTCACTTGATGGACTTGACTCTTCTTATCTCTCATGTCACACTAACTTGCCCACCTATAGATTGGTACctcctctctccctcttGACTTTGTGA